Proteins encoded in a region of the Panicum hallii strain FIL2 chromosome 3, PHallii_v3.1, whole genome shotgun sequence genome:
- the LOC112884936 gene encoding anthocyanidin 5,3-O-glucosyltransferase-like, with product MEAGVEAPGRGSMGEKKTFVLYPSLGVGHLIPMVELAKHLLRRGHGALIAVVDPPDTDPASADAVARLAAANPVIAFRLLPAPASPDAGAHPVKRSHDTLALANPALRELLRSLPAVDALLLDMFCVDALDVAAELGVPAYFFFPSAAGDLAVFLNLPYLYPTLPSFREMGRTLVRCPGMPPIRGLDMVITMQDKESDQTKVRLYQFKRIPEGSGVLVNSFDWLEPRALKALEDGVCVPGRPTPRVYCIGPLVNDGKKGENGETHECLAWLDTQPERSVVFLCFGSMGTFSAAQLQEIARGLESSGHRFLWAVRSPPEESGQFPEPELERLLPAGFLERTRGRGMVVKNWVPQAEVVQHEAVGAFVTHCGWNSALEAIMSGLPMICWPLYAEQRMNKVFMVEEMKIAVEVQGYEELVKAEEVEAKVRLVMETEEGKVLRERLAVTREKALEATKEGGSSEVAFAEFLRDLEKKSS from the coding sequence ATGGAAGCTGGGGTTGAAGCTCCAGGCCGGGGATCCATGGGGGAGAAGAAGACGTTCGTGCTCTACCCGTCGCTGGGCGTGGGCCACCTGATCCCCATGGTGGAGCTGGCCaagcacctcctccgccgcggccacGGCGCGCTCATCGCCGTCGTCGACCCGCCCGACACCGACCCTGCTTCGGCCGACGCGGTGGCGCGCCTCGCGGCGGCCAACCCGGTCATCGCGTTCCGCCTCCTGCCGGCGCCGGCCAGCCCCGACGCCGGCGCGCACCCGGTGAAGCGCAGCCACGACACGCTCGCGCTCGCCAACCCCGCGCTGCGGGAGCTCCTCCGCTCGCTGCCCGCGGTCGACGCGCTCCTGCTCGACATGTTCTGCGTCGACGCGCTCGACGTCGCAGCGGAGCTCGGCGTCCCCGCCTActtcttcttcccctccgcGGCCGGGGACCTCGCCGTCTTCCTCAACCTGCCGTACCTCTACCCCACCCTCCCGTCGTTCAGGGAGATGGGCAGGACGCTGGTGCGCTGCCCCGGGATGCCGCCGATTCGGGGGCTGGACATGGTGATAACGATGCAGGACAAGGAAAGCGACCAGACCAAGGTCCGGCTGTACCAGTTCAAGCGCATCCCGGAGGGCAGCGGCGTGCTGGTCAACAGCTTCGATTGGTTGGAGCCCAGGGCCCTGAAGGCGCTCGAGGACGGCGTCTGCGTGCCCGGCCGGCCGACGCCGAGAGTCTACTGCATCGGGCCGCTGGTCAACGACGGGAAGAAGGGAGAGAACGGCGAGACGCACGAGTGCCTCGCGTGGCTGGACACACAGCCGGAGCGGAGCGTCGTGTTCCTCTGCTTCGGGAGTATGGGCACCTTCTCCGCCGCGCAACTACAGGAGATTGCCCGCGGATTGGAGAGCTCCGGCCACCGGTTCTTGTGGGCTGTAAGGAGCCCGCCGGAAGAAAGTGGCCAGTTCCCCGAACCGGAATTGGAGCGGCTGCTCCCGGCGGGGTTCCTGGAGAGGACGAGGGGCAGGGGAATGGTGGTGAAGAACTGGGTTCCGCAGGCGGAGGTCGTGCAGCACGAGGCGGTCGGCGCATTCGTGACGCACTGCGGGTGGAACTCCGCGCTCGAGGCGATCATGTCTGGGCTGCCGATGATATGCTGGCCGCTGTACGCGGAGCAGCGgatgaacaaggtgttcatggTGGAGGAGATGAAGATCGCGGTGGAGGTGCAGGGATACGAGGAGCTTGTCAaggcggaggaggtggaagCCAAGGTGAGGCTGGTGATGGAGACCGAGGAAGGGAAGGTTCTTCGGGAGAGGCTCGCAGTGACTAGGGAGAAGGCATTGGAGGCCACCAAGGAAGGCGGCTCTTCCGAAGTGGCGTTCGCCGAGTTCTTGAGAGATTTGGAGAAGAAGAGCAGCTAA
- the LOC112884935 gene encoding anthocyanidin 5,3-O-glucosyltransferase-like: MEPNPNPTPTVVLHACLGVGHLIPMVELAKLLLLRGLAAVIAVPTPPASTADFFSSSASAVAELAAANPSVSFHHLPPPDYPAPDPDPFLQMLDALRLTAPALAAFLRSLPSVAALVLDLFCVDALDAAASIGVPAYFYYTSCAGDLAAFLHLPHYFAETDGGASFKDMGKALLRFPGVPPIPASDMPHTVLDRADRTCAVRVGHYGRIPEARGVLINTYEWLEARTVRALKDGVCVPGRPTPPVYPIGPLIVKGQDAAAGVERHACLAWLDTQPERSVVFLCFGSLGAVSAAQLKEIARGLESSGHRFLWVVRSPLDDPSKFFLSRPEPDLDAQLPEGFLERTKDNGMVVKMWAPQVEVLRHAATGAFVTHCGWNSVLEAASAGVPMLCWPLYAEQRLNKVFVVGEMKAGAVVDGYDEEMVTAEEVEKKVRLVMESEEGEKLRERLALAKEKAAEALADSGLSRVAFEEFLNDLKLAK, from the coding sequence ATGGAGCCCAATCCCAATCCCACCCCGACCGTGGTGCTGCACGCCTGCCTCGGCGTGGGCCACCTGATCCCGATGGTGGAGCTCGCCAAGCTGCTCCTCCTGCGCGGCCTCGCGGCCGTCATCGCCGTCCCGACcccgccggcctccaccgccgacttcttctcctcctccgcctccgccgtcgcggagctcgccgccgccaaccCCTCCGTCTCCTTCCACCACCTCCCGCCCCCGGACTACCCCGCCCCGGACCCGGACCCCTTCCTCCAGATGCTCGACGCGCTCCGCCTCACGGCGCCCGCACTCGCCGCCTTCCTCCGCTCCCTCCCCTCCGTCGCCGCGCTCGTGCTCGACCTCTTCTGCGTCGACGCGCTCGACGCGGCCGCATCCATCGGCGTCCCGGCCTACTTCTACTACACCTCCtgcgccggcgacctcgccgcgttCCTCCACCTCCCCCACTACTTCGCCGAGACGGACGGCGGCGCTAGCTTCAAGGACATGGGCAAGGCGCTCCTTCGCTTCCCCGGCGTCCCGCCGATCCCGGCGTCGGACATGCCGCACACCGTGCTCGACCGCGCGGATCGGACCTGTGCCGTGCGGGTCGGCCACTACGGCCGCATCCCCGAGGCTAGGGGCGTGCTGATCAACACCTACGAGTGGCTGGAGGCGCGGACCGTGCGCGCGCTCAAGGACGGCGTCTGCGTCCCCGGCCGCCCCACGCCGCCGGTGTACCCCATCGGGCCGTTGATCGTCAAGGGCCaggacgcggcggcgggagTGGAGCGGCACGCGTGCCTGGCGTGGCTAGACACGCAGCCGGAGCGCAGCGTGGTGTTCCTCTGCTTCGGCAGCCTGGGCGCCGTCTCGGCGGCGCAGCTGAAGGAGATCGCTCGCGGGCTGGAGAGCTCCGGGCATCGCTTCCTGTGGGTGGTGCGGAGTCCGCTCGATGACCCAAGCAAGTTCTTCCTTTCGCGTCCGGAGCCGGACCTGGACGCGCAGCTCccggaggggtttctggagcggACGAAGGACAATGGGATGGTGGTGAAGATGTGGGCGCCACAAGTGGAGGTGCTGCGGCACGCGGCCACCGGCGCGTTCGTCACGCACTGCGGGTGGAACTCGGTGCTGGAGGCGGCGTCGGCCGGGGTGCCGATGCTGTGCTGGCCGCTGTACGCGGAGCAGAGGCTGAACAAGGTGTTCGTGGTGGGCGAGATGAAGGCCGGGGCGGTGGTGGACGGGTACGATGAGGAGATGGTGACGGCTGAGGAGGTGGAGAAGAAGGTGAGGCTGGTGATGGAATCCGAGGAAGGGGAGAAGCTCAGGGAGAGGCTGGCATTGGCGAAGGAGAAGGCGGCAGAGGCGCTGGCCGATAGCGGGCTGTCGCGGGTGGCGTTTGAAGAGTTCTTGAACGATTTGAAGCTTGCTAAGTGA